GTCTTCGGGCTGGCCGGCGGCTAGGACGCTGCGCGCACCAGGCAGTCCCCCACCGTGGCCCCGATGTCCCGAGCGATGACCGGGCACTTGACCCGCAGCAGGAAGACGACCTCGCGCGACACGCCGCTCAGCGTCTCGTAGTTCCCCTGCCCCTTCGCGATCACCAGATCGGCCCTGTCGAAGAGGTCCCTGAACGCGTCCCCGGCC
The sequence above is drawn from the Candidatus Effluviviaceae Genus V sp. genome and encodes:
- a CDS encoding DUF89 family protein, whose product is AGDAFRDLFDRADLVIAKGQGNYETLSGVSREVVFLLRVKCPVIARDIGATVGDCLVRAAS